Proteins encoded within one genomic window of Kibdelosporangium phytohabitans:
- the moeZ gene encoding adenylyltransferase/sulfurtransferase MoeZ, with product MPGSSLPPLVEPAAELTKDEVARYSRHLIIPDVGVDGQKRLKNAKVLVVGAGGLGSPALLYLAAAGVGTLGIVDFDVVDESNLQRQVIHGVSDVGKPKAVSARESIAEINPFVHVNLHEAHLNSENALEIFRDYDLILDGTDNFATRYLVNDAAVLLGKPYVWGSIFRFEGQVSVFWEDAPNGQGLNYRDLYPEPPPPGMVPSCAEGGVLGVLCASIGSIMVTEAIKLLTGIGEPLLGRLMVYDALEMSYRTIKIRKDPESPKITELIDYEAFCGVVSDDAQKAAAGSTITPRELKEKFDRGDNFALIDVREQHEYEIVSIPGAVLIPKDRILSGEALAELPQDKPIVLHCKSGARSAEALAALHKAGFADAVHVGSGVLGWARDVDPSLPTY from the coding sequence ATGCCAGGTAGTTCGCTGCCGCCGCTGGTGGAGCCCGCTGCGGAGCTGACCAAGGACGAGGTGGCCCGCTACAGCAGGCACCTGATCATCCCAGATGTTGGAGTCGACGGTCAGAAGCGACTGAAGAACGCCAAGGTGCTCGTCGTCGGTGCGGGTGGCCTCGGCAGCCCGGCGCTGCTGTACTTGGCCGCCGCCGGTGTGGGCACGCTGGGGATCGTGGACTTCGACGTGGTCGACGAGTCGAACCTGCAGCGCCAGGTGATCCACGGCGTGTCGGACGTCGGCAAGCCCAAGGCGGTCTCCGCGCGCGAGTCGATCGCCGAGATCAACCCGTTCGTGCACGTGAACCTGCACGAGGCGCATCTGAACTCGGAGAACGCCCTCGAGATCTTCCGCGACTACGACCTGATCCTCGACGGCACGGACAACTTCGCCACCAGGTACCTGGTCAACGACGCCGCGGTGCTGCTGGGCAAGCCGTACGTGTGGGGTTCGATCTTCCGCTTCGAAGGCCAGGTCAGCGTGTTCTGGGAGGACGCGCCCAACGGCCAGGGCCTCAACTACCGCGACCTCTACCCGGAGCCGCCGCCACCGGGGATGGTCCCGTCCTGCGCGGAAGGCGGCGTGCTCGGCGTGCTGTGCGCGTCGATCGGGTCGATCATGGTGACCGAGGCGATCAAGCTGCTGACGGGCATCGGCGAGCCGCTGCTCGGCAGGCTGATGGTCTACGACGCGCTCGAGATGAGCTACCGGACCATCAAGATCCGCAAGGACCCGGAGAGCCCGAAGATCACCGAGCTGATCGACTACGAGGCGTTCTGCGGAGTGGTCTCGGACGACGCGCAGAAGGCAGCGGCCGGCTCGACCATCACGCCGCGCGAGCTGAAGGAGAAGTTCGACCGGGGCGACAACTTCGCGCTCATCGACGTGCGTGAGCAGCACGAGTACGAGATCGTGTCGATCCCCGGCGCCGTGCTGATCCCGAAGGACCGGATCCTGTCCGGTGAGGCGCTGGCCGAACTGCCGCAGGACAAGCCGATCGTGCTGCACTGCAAGTCGGGCGCCCGCTCGGCGGAAGCCCTTGCCGCGCTGCACAAGGCGGGCTTCGCCGACGCGGTGCACGTCGGCAGCGGCGTGCTCGGGTGGGCACGGGACGTGGACCCGAGCCTGCCGACGTACTGA
- a CDS encoding MarR family winged helix-turn-helix transcriptional regulator, with translation MSDAVDEILDQWRTERPDIDPWPMGIVGRISRLARVLDRELKEFFAAHGLERWEFDVLATLRRSGPPYELTAGALIQTAMVTSGAITNRIDRLTARGLAERVPDEQDRRSVRVRLTDEGRTLVDDILEAHVANEVRLLSALPADQRDHLADALRGLLRSLGDT, from the coding sequence ATGAGCGACGCGGTGGACGAGATCCTGGACCAGTGGCGGACCGAGCGCCCGGACATCGACCCGTGGCCGATGGGGATCGTCGGCCGGATCTCCCGCCTGGCCCGCGTGCTCGACCGCGAGCTCAAGGAGTTCTTCGCCGCACACGGCCTGGAACGCTGGGAGTTCGACGTCCTGGCGACCCTCCGCAGGTCAGGACCGCCCTACGAGCTGACGGCCGGAGCGCTCATCCAGACCGCGATGGTGACGTCCGGCGCGATCACCAACCGGATCGACCGCCTGACCGCCCGCGGTCTCGCCGAACGCGTCCCCGACGAACAGGACCGCCGCTCGGTCCGCGTCCGCCTGACCGACGAGGGCAGGACACTGGTCGACGACATCCTCGAAGCCCACGTGGCCAACGAGGTCAGACTGCTCTCGGCGCTGCCCGCGGACCAACGGGACCACCTGGCAGACGCGCTGCGCGGCCTGCTCAGGTCGTTGGGCGACACATGA
- a CDS encoding SMP-30/gluconolactonase/LRE family protein codes for MRRLFLTALLLLGLVAGPAQAAAFPATIRLPDGFQAEGIEIGPGPYAYIGSMADGSVYRADLRTGRGAILSRGPGTPALGLRADSRGRLLVAGGTGGDLRVLDIHTGRVVSSYQLATGPAFVNDIAIAHGAAWITDSTNPVLYKLRDGRVERIPLTGDITYRDGFNANGITLAPDGRALLVVQSNTGDLFRVGFDGVARRVNLHGDSLVDGDGLLLRGRTLYAVQNRTNTVAVVQLNVGGTEGRVARRVTDDRFDVPATVAEFGSRLYLPNARFSFTTPPKPPTPDMGYTVVAIPRP; via the coding sequence ATGCGACGCCTGTTCCTGACCGCGCTGCTGCTGCTGGGGCTGGTGGCCGGCCCCGCCCAGGCGGCCGCCTTCCCCGCCACGATCCGGCTGCCCGACGGCTTCCAGGCCGAAGGCATCGAGATCGGACCCGGCCCGTACGCCTACATCGGGTCCATGGCCGACGGCTCCGTCTACCGCGCCGACCTGCGCACCGGCCGGGGCGCGATCCTCAGCCGAGGACCCGGCACACCCGCGCTCGGTCTGCGCGCCGACAGCCGCGGACGGCTGCTCGTCGCCGGTGGCACCGGCGGTGACCTGCGCGTTCTCGACATCCACACCGGTCGCGTGGTGTCGTCGTACCAATTGGCCACCGGCCCCGCGTTCGTCAACGACATCGCGATCGCCCACGGCGCCGCGTGGATCACCGACTCCACCAACCCGGTGCTCTACAAACTGCGGGACGGCCGGGTCGAGCGGATCCCGCTCACCGGCGACATCACCTACCGGGACGGCTTCAACGCCAACGGCATCACGCTGGCACCGGACGGCCGAGCTCTGCTCGTGGTGCAGTCCAACACCGGCGACCTGTTCCGCGTCGGCTTCGACGGCGTCGCCCGGCGGGTGAACCTGCACGGCGACTCCCTGGTCGACGGCGACGGCCTGCTCCTTCGTGGCCGCACGTTGTACGCGGTGCAGAACCGGACCAACACCGTGGCTGTCGTGCAGTTGAACGTCGGCGGAACCGAGGGGCGCGTCGCCCGCCGGGTGACCGACGACCGGTTCGACGTGCCCGCGACCGTGGCCGAGTTCGGATCGCGGTTGTACCTGCCGAATGCCCGGTTCAGCTTCACGACTCCGCCCAAGCCGCCCACCCCGGACATGGGGTACACGGTTGTCGCCATTCCACGCCCCTGA
- a CDS encoding TIGR02569 family protein, protein MGTPKPPPPHVRAAFGARDAEPELIDAGPMWRCGDAAFKPANSPAEAAWVAKALGELHVPGLRIGRPLRSTDGRWVVGGWAAYRFIEGHAEPRHDEVISVSLTLHEALKNLPRPRFIDARQDVFAVADRVAGGELEMPLKADRGGELFEELSAKRKPAKLTKQVVHGDLFGNVLFVGEADPGLIDFRPYWRPPEWAAAVVVVDSLAWGGADDGIIGRWSHLTEWPQTLLQALLFRLAVHALHPKSTAESLKGLGRVAEQVDQLL, encoded by the coding sequence ATGGGTACTCCGAAGCCGCCGCCACCTCACGTCCGCGCCGCGTTCGGCGCAAGGGACGCGGAGCCGGAGTTGATCGACGCCGGTCCGATGTGGCGATGCGGGGACGCCGCCTTCAAGCCGGCCAACAGCCCCGCCGAAGCGGCGTGGGTCGCCAAGGCGCTGGGCGAACTGCACGTGCCCGGCCTGCGGATCGGCCGGCCGTTACGAAGCACCGACGGCCGCTGGGTCGTCGGCGGCTGGGCGGCGTACCGCTTCATCGAGGGCCACGCCGAGCCACGGCACGACGAGGTCATCTCCGTCTCGCTGACGCTCCACGAGGCGTTGAAGAACCTGCCGCGTCCCCGCTTCATCGACGCGCGGCAGGACGTGTTCGCGGTCGCCGACCGGGTCGCTGGCGGCGAGCTCGAGATGCCGTTGAAGGCCGACCGCGGCGGTGAGCTCTTCGAGGAGCTCAGCGCCAAGCGCAAGCCTGCCAAGCTGACCAAACAGGTCGTGCACGGTGACCTGTTCGGCAACGTGCTGTTCGTCGGCGAGGCCGATCCCGGACTGATCGACTTCCGGCCGTACTGGCGGCCACCGGAGTGGGCGGCTGCCGTTGTCGTCGTCGACTCCCTGGCTTGGGGCGGTGCCGACGACGGCATCATCGGCCGGTGGTCGCACCTGACCGAGTGGCCGCAGACGCTGTTGCAGGCGTTGCTGTTCCGGCTCGCCGTGCACGCGCTGCACCCGAAGTCCACAGCCGAGTCGTTGAAGGGCCTCGGCCGCGTCGCCGAGCAGGTCGACCAGCTGCTGTAA